From the Streptomonospora nanhaiensis genome, the window TGGCCGGCCGGTGGGGCTACGGCGGCTCGCTGGACCCGCCGCCGCTGCTGGGCGCCCTGCTGCGGTGGCTGCGCCGCCACGAGCGCTACCTGCGGTGGGACCACATCGGCGAACTGGGCGAGACGGTGCGCGTCAGCGTGCCCGGCGACCGGCTGGGGCGGCGGTGGAGCGACGTCGACCCCGCCTGACCCGCCGCCGCCCGGCGGCGGGTGTGCGAGGTCGCGGGGCTGGGTAGCGGCGGCGGGGACCGGACAAACACCGCTACGGAGAGGGCGCCATGCGTTTGAAGGAGCCCAAGGACCTGTTCCTTTTCGAGCTGTCGGCCATCTACACCGGCGAGAAGGCCATCGCCGAGATGCTCAAGGACGTGGCCGGCGACGTCGACAACGACAACCTCGCCAAGATGCTGAAGGCCCACCAGCGCGAGACCAAGGACCAGGCCAAGATGCTGGAGTCCTGTTTCCAGCACCTCGGGGAGTCGCCGATGGACGTCCCGTGCGGCGTGATCGACGCCCTGCGCGCGGAGTACCGGGAGTTCGTGTCGCAGAAGCCGTCGCCGCAGGTGCTGACCATGTTCGCGCTGGGAGGGGCGCTCAAGGTCGAGCACTTCGAGATCGCCACCTACCGGGGCCTGGTCGACAAGGCGATGATGATGGGCGACACCGAGCTGGCGCAGAACCTCAAGACGATCCTGAACCAGGAGGAGGAGACCGCCGGCAAGCTGGAGCGCTTCGCCAACGAACTGGACCACAAGGTCCTCGTCCCGGCCTGACGGATCCGCCGTCCGGCCCGTACCCGCGTCCGGCCCCGGGCGCGGGTACGGCTTGTCCGGCCGGGACCGCGCGGCCGGAGGGCCCCGGCCGCGCGCGGGTCAGGCCGCCAGCCCCCGGATGGTCGCCACGAT encodes:
- a CDS encoding PRC-barrel domain-containing protein produces the protein MPTILVSDLLGREVRDSRGTFLGRVQDVVVRRTADGGYQAVGLVTGRSSVAGRWGYGGSLDPPPLLGALLRWLRRHERYLRWDHIGELGETVRVSVPGDRLGRRWSDVDPA
- a CDS encoding YciE/YciF ferroxidase family protein encodes the protein MRLKEPKDLFLFELSAIYTGEKAIAEMLKDVAGDVDNDNLAKMLKAHQRETKDQAKMLESCFQHLGESPMDVPCGVIDALRAEYREFVSQKPSPQVLTMFALGGALKVEHFEIATYRGLVDKAMMMGDTELAQNLKTILNQEEETAGKLERFANELDHKVLVPA